The Candidatus Hydrogenedentota bacterium genome contains the following window.
TTGTGGTGGCGCAGTATCAACACCGGCTTCCCATCGTGGCGGGTGGACGTGCAGCTCAGGAAGCCGCCGATGATGTTGAGGTACTGGTGCATGGGCTCGCGCCGGTCCTGGCTGAAGCCGCCGGCGTGGGCGTCGGAGGTGGGGCCGCAGCTGTACTCGCGGAGGCCCGTTTCCGGGTCGGCGCTGACGTATTGCCAGTGTCGATCACCGCATATGACGATCATGTTCTTTTGCGCCGCCATGAATTCGCGCAGTTCATCGCCCTCGTGCTGGAACACGGCGTTCGCGTGGTTGTCGCTCTTGCTCTCCCGGTCGGGACCGACAACGGGCGTGGGGCTGATGAGTACGCGGAAGGTGGCGTCGGAATCCCGCACGGTTTGCTTGAACCAGGCTTTTTGTTCGGCGCCCCAGATGGTCTTTTCGGGACCATCGGGCATGTCGTTCGGGCTGCGGAAATCGCGCCCCTCGACGAGCCATATCTGGAGATCGCGTCCCCAGCGGACGGTGCGCCAGGGCCGGTCGCGGTCGGGGCCGGGGAATTGCTCGTAGAAGACATCCACGCCTTCGGCGTAGGTGAATTCGCCCATCTTCTTGTTTTGCATTGTGGGCCAGCAATCGTTCTGCCACGTGTCGTGGTCGTCGCGGAGGAAATAGGCCGCTACCTCGTTGTGGAAGGCGCGCTGGTAGGGCATGGCGAAGAGGCGGTTCCACTTGAAGCGCGCGATCGCCTTGTTGACCGCCCAGGGGCCGGGCTTGTCGTAGTATTCGATATCGCCCGTATGCGCGAAGAAGTCGGGCGCGAGGTTCAGCATGTGCTGGTAGATCTTGTGGCCGTTGAGCGGGTCGTCGCGCCGGGGGAAGTCCTGCCCCGTGACGACGGTGAAGGTGATGGGGGGGGAATCAGCGGGCGCGGGCGCGGTCTGAAAGTGGCCCTGAACGCGGTCGCTCGCTTCGGCGGCGCCGGGCGCGCGCGCCTCCACGATGCAGGCGTATCGCGTGCCGGGTTGCAGGCCGGTGAGGGTGAAATGATGGGTGAAGTCGCGCGCGGGGTCTACCGGCGCCCACTCCGTCGTCTGGGACATGTTGCTTGTGGACTCCGGCCAGTAGTTCAGGCGGACCTCTCCGGGCGCGCCGGGCATCGCCCAGGCCATCTCTTCCAGGGTATGCCCATCGGGCATCACCGGAGCGGGAAACACCCAGTCATCGCCCTCCCGTTGCGCGGCGACATCGGGCCAGGGAACGCCGTCCGCCGAGACGTCGGGGCGGCTCGTCAGGCGCGTCCAGACGACGGCGGAGCTCTGGTCGGGCTCGCCGGACTTGATGCCATTGCCGAGCCAGGGGCCCGCGGCCAGGGCGGCGGGTGGGATGAGGGCCGCAAACGCGGCCAGGGCGAGTCTTTGTATCATGGCGGATGATCTCCAGCGGGTTGGGCCGCCTTCCGGTTCCCGGAAAG
Protein-coding sequences here:
- a CDS encoding alkaline phosphatase D family protein, translating into MIQRLALAAFAALIPPAALAAGPWLGNGIKSGEPDQSSAVVWTRLTSRPDVSADGVPWPDVAAQREGDDWVFPAPVMPDGHTLEEMAWAMPGAPGEVRLNYWPESTSNMSQTTEWAPVDPARDFTHHFTLTGLQPGTRYACIVEARAPGAAEASDRVQGHFQTAPAPADSPPITFTVVTGQDFPRRDDPLNGHKIYQHMLNLAPDFFAHTGDIEYYDKPGPWAVNKAIARFKWNRLFAMPYQRAFHNEVAAYFLRDDHDTWQNDCWPTMQNKKMGEFTYAEGVDVFYEQFPGPDRDRPWRTVRWGRDLQIWLVEGRDFRSPNDMPDGPEKTIWGAEQKAWFKQTVRDSDATFRVLISPTPVVGPDRESKSDNHANAVFQHEGDELREFMAAQKNMIVICGDRHWQYVSADPETGLREYSCGPTSDAHAGGFSQDRREPMHQYLNIIGGFLSCTSTRHDGKPVLILRHHNVSGEVVNEDTLSPETVLSAR